In Lutra lutra chromosome 13, mLutLut1.2, whole genome shotgun sequence, one genomic interval encodes:
- the LOC125083056 gene encoding LOW QUALITY PROTEIN: spermatogenesis-associated protein 31D3-like (The sequence of the model RefSeq protein was modified relative to this genomic sequence to represent the inferred CDS: inserted 1 base in 1 codon; deleted 1 base in 1 codon; substituted 1 base at 1 genomic stop codon) gives MEFKHWNVLSFLNSDTKPCLSFGSTCLGSDPNFTFLCGLGLLLLFLCYLVVILFXTWKSKTTQKRQGRAKRRRKGGTLEDNRCHRREVEETRKPIFVLRSPLGRHHDTIHFHQLLCPDPSCEMCNSTTAEINQLLFLQALEDSTPLASTAPVTSSFTLSPDISAVPPGDLIPDSLPKPSPPPASIISPNPVIPVAHFFPPSPPGDSLPPDPFSPLHSKFPMDHFPPXPPACPPVPSHHAHSVDRSIQTETVSLNTSSLWTLLSQDVSPLLELSQTVNPTETFARHHAPPTRSASPRPDCNLTVTRSKPISISRKPVPESSPPESSGGLSTYLPTITGIDPSSLSILDLPQWQTHAKDFFPSTLAPRDFHQEFLALHSSEASSRGDPATNLVEPGNLSLLSPDALALLEKQVQKRCYFLRRKETKGSFPKQTIVGTHDLASSLPFWSSKDQSKELPMQQQRPYPATLEEGHLQQTPIQLFWGLQNSA, from the exons ATGGAGTTCAAACACTGGAATGTTCTCTCATTTCTGAATAGTGATACTAAACCATGTCTGAGCTTTGGCTCAACATGCTTAGGGAGTGATCCCAACTTCACCTTTCTGTGTGGGTTGGGATTGCTCCTTCTGTTCCTGTGCTACCTGGTGGTGATTCTAT CAACTTGGAAATCCAAAACCACCCAAAAG cgtcagggcagagccaagaggaggaggaaaggtggGACTCTGGAAG ACAACAGATGCCACCGAAGAGAAGTGGAGGAGACCCGGAAGCCGATCTTTGTTTTAAGAAG CCCCCTCGGCCGGCATCATGATACCATCCACTTCCATCAACTGTTATGTCCAGACCCCTCCTGTGAGATGTGTAATAGCACAACTGCTGAGATCAATCAGCTGCTGTTCTTACAGGCCCTGGAAGATTCCACTCCCTTGGCTTCTACAGCTCCTGTGACTTCATCGTTCACTCTCTCGCCTGACATCTCAGCAGTCCCTCCAGGAGACCTAATACCAGATTCTCTACCTAAGCcttccccaccacctgcctccatCATCTCACCTAACCCAGTGATCCCTGTGGCACACTTTTTTCCACCCTCACCACCGGGTGATTCCTTGCCACCAGATCCCTTTTCTCCCTTGCATTCCAAATTCCCAATGGACCATTTCCCACCCTAGCCCCCTGCCTGTCCTCCTGTCCCATCGCATCATGCCCATTCAGTGGACCGTAGTATCCAAACAGAGACAGTGTCTCTAAATACC TCTTCTCTCTGGACCCTACTTTCCCAAGATGTCAGCCCCTTACTGGAGTTGTCCCAGACGGTGAATCCCACTGAGACCTTTGCTCGTCATCACGCACCACCAACACGGTCTGCTTCACCACGGCCAGACTGCAATTTAACTGTGACTCGATCTAAACCGATTTCCATCTCAAGGAAGCCTGTTCCAGAGAGCTCACCCCCAGAGAGCTCTGGTGGGTTGTCTACTTATCTCCCAACAATCACAGGCATTGACCCCTCCAGCTTGTCAATTTTAGACCTCCCTCAGTGGCAAACTCATGCCAAAGACTTCTTCCCGTCAACCCTGGCTCCACGTGATTTCCATCAAGAGTTTCTGGCCCTCCATTCTTCAGAGGCTTCTTCCAGGGGAGACCCTGCAACCAACCTTGTAGAGCCTGGGAACCTCTCACTTCTCAGCCCTGATGCCCTGGCACTTCTAGAGAAACAAGTCCAGAAGAGGTGTTACTTCCtcaggaggaaggaaacaaagggttcttttccaaaacaaacaattGTTGGTACGCATGATTTGgcatcctccctccctttctggaGCAGCAAAGACCAATCAAAGGAGCTGCCGATGCAGCAGCAGCGCCCATACCCGGCAACCTTGGAGGAGGGCCATTTACAGCAAACCCCCATCCAGCTCTTCTGGGGTCTCCAAAACTCTGCATAG